In Zygosaccharomyces rouxii strain CBS732 chromosome D complete sequence, one DNA window encodes the following:
- the MTR10 gene encoding mRNA transport regulator MTR10 (similar to uniprot|Q99189 Saccharomyces cerevisiae YOR160W MTR10 Nuclear import receptor mediates the nuclear localization of proteins involved in mRNA-nucleus export), which produces MIEFGVDDIQAALQCISSNIGPDKKKEAIRFLEEFQKSPQAWNLCHQVLSQINFPNLELQFFAAQTLRNKVTYDLLQLEGSLAQLKTSILNLLVLHSQRLVITQLSIALARLSIQYLEWKNPIFEIIQFLNPHPVKLLDFLKILPEETLTMGSTPLTDDEFNSRTHELIDMIAEDVLKFLITCVDGLKNPQNTETGVTLEQIIRCLTSWSFEFPIDQLLSMQPLISLVFEALSQGATDPDVFDAAVECLCVILRESRDTFNEQLVLALYEQLMAIQLNLLPNLLNPQVGTVDDEDELDNMEGITRLFVEAGEAWCVFISKSPQIYKPMVNVLLMLTCKNADLDVVSYTFPFWFNLKQNLVLPRYHKSREEYIPLFVDLINGIISHLHYPQDSFESKEMEDKFKEFRYHMGDVLKDCAAVVGTSNALAQPLNRMNDAINGNKGWQLLEAPLFSLRTMAQEISHTENKQLPQILQIICNLPEHPKIRYAATLVLGRYTEWTAKHPENLSMQLQYIFDGFNHGASDPRIMTASSHALMYFCSDCSELLSSHLDQLFNFYFNVEDVVDIESQFELCQGLSAVLDKQPPETVSLQFQKLLEDNFAKLMEIVPKYKVDPAAYSNAIADKIDLVYAMFEELKPRYEYHQQGQEPLVPQIESIWNFLQNLLLGIDALADGVIIERATKLFRRIFEKFHLFCESILSSVAEFLVQGYMTTGLGSYLWCSGSIIVVFGDDESLPVPPQLREAVWQFALSQTNTFITNFAKMDKGLLNDEYESIMDFFSMISDLLMFYPREFILSESLLVSVVEVALASVIKLKNYDAYILILRCLDDIVSWGFKTPPISTIAIDVVPDEWRQNILDKVIISHGTELLTALFAGLLTNFHANAHADAVSCIVKCFRLAAEANSDDSSVCVQWIYEVTAQLGLVTPKEKDNLSQAVVNGLRQRDYRKVREGIKAFVDWYMKKNLHPRFS; this is translated from the coding sequence ATGATAGAATTTGGGGTTGATGATATTCAAGCTGCGTTACAGTGTATTTCCTCCAATATAGGCCCcgataagaagaaagaagcaATCCGCTTTTTAGaagaattccaaaaatcACCACAGGCATGGAATCTCTGTCATCAAGTCTTATCACAGATCAATTTCCCAAATTTAGAACTGCAGTTTTTCGCAGCGCAAACTCTAAGGAACAAGGTTACTTATGATTTATTACAGTTGGAAGGTTCATTAGCGCAATTGAAGACATCAATTTTAAACCTCCTAGTTTTACATAGCCAGAGATTGGTCATTACACAGTTGAGCATAGCACTAGCACGACTGTCAATTCAATATCTggaatggaaaaatccGATTTTCGAAATAATCCAATTTTTAAATCCACATCCTGTAAAACTGCTAGATTTCCTAAAGATTTTACCAGAAGAGACATTAACCATGGGGAGCACACCATTaacagatgatgaatttaactCACGGACTCACGAATTGATAGATATGATTGCAGAGGAcgttttaaaatttttaatcaCTTGTGTGgatggattgaaaaatccacaAAATACAGAAACTGGAGTAACATTAGAACAAATTATTCGTTGTCTGACGTCTTGGTCATTTGAATTCCCTATTGACCAACTGCTTTCGATGCAGCCACTCATATCTTTAGTTTTTGAAGCGTTGTCTCAAGGTGCAACTGATCCAGATGTGTTTGATGCAGCTGTGGAATGTCTATGTGTCATATTGAGGGAAAGTAGAGATACTTTTAACGAACAACTAGTCTTAGCACTTTACGAACAACTTATGGCCATACAATTAAACCTTCTACCGAATTTACTCAACCCACAGGTTGGTACGgtagatgatgaagatgaattagataACATGGAAGGAATCACTAGATTATTCGTAGAAGCAGGTGAAGCATGGTGTGTGTTTATTTCCAAGTCTCCTCAAATCTATAAACCAATGGTAAATGTTCTGCTGATGCTTACTTGTAAGAATGCTGACTTAGACGTCGTATCGTACACGTTCCCTTTCTGGTTTAATCTAAAGCAGAACTTAGTTTTGCCCAGGTACCACAAGTCGAGAGAGGAATACATTCCACTATTTGTCGATTTAATCAATGGTATAATAAGTCATTTACATTATCCACAGGATTCATTTGAATCTAAAGAGATGGAGGacaaattcaaagaatttagATACCACATGGGTGATGTACTCAAGGACTGCGCTGCTGTTGTGGGGACTTCAAATGCTCTAGCGCAACCTCTCAACAGAATGAACGATGCTATTAATGGCAACAAAGGTTGGCAACTATTAGAAGCACCATTATTCTCCCTAAGGACTATGGCTCAAGAAATCTCGCATACAGAAAACAAACAATTGCCACAGATTCTACAAATTATTTGTAATTTACCAGAGCACCCCAAAATCAGATATGCTGCTACCTTAGTCTTGGGAAGATATACAGAATGGACCGCTAAACATCCAGAAAATTTGAGCATGCAGTTGCAATACATCTTTGACGGATTTAACCACGGTGCAAGCGATCCAAGAATCATGACTGCATCTTCCCATGCCCTAATGTATTTTTGCTCAGATTGTTCAGAGCTTTTGAGCAGTCATTTGGACCAACTGTTcaatttttatttcaaCGTTGAAGACGTGGTCGATATCGAATCACAATTTGAATTATGCCAAGGGCTGAGTGCAGTATTGGACAAACAACCTCCTGAGACCGTCTCACTACAATTCCAGAAATTGCTGGAGGATAATTTTGCTAAACTGATGGAGATTGTCCCCAAATACAAAGTAGATCCCGCCGCTTATAGTAATGCTATAGCTGATAAGATCGACCTTGTTTACGCCATGttcgaagaattgaaaccacGCTATGAGTATCATCAACAAGGACAAGAACCCCTAGTACCACAGATTGAGTCCATTTGGAATTTCCTTCAAAATCTATTGCTAGGTATTGATGCCCTTGCAGATGGTGTTATAATTGAAAGGGCAACTAAACtttttagaagaattttcgaaaaattccatcttttctGCGAGTCAATCTTATCGTCTGTGGCAGAATTTCTTGTACAGGGTTACATGACGACAGGATTAGGTTCTTATTTGTGGTGCTCCGGGTCCATCATTGTTGTCTTCGGTGATGATGAGTCTCTACCAGTACCACCTCAACTTAGAGAGGCTGTTTGGCAATTTGCACTATCTCAGACTAACACATTCATCACAAATTTTGCCAAGATGGATAAAGGTCTACTAAACGACGAATACGAATCGATCATGGATTTTTTCTCTATGATATCAGACCTTTTAATGTTTTACCCTCGAGAGTTTATCCTATCAGAATCACTACTGGTTAGTGTTGTGGAAGTGGCATTGGCTAGTGTTATAAAACTGAAGAACTACGATGCTTACATTTTAATATTACGTTGTTTAGACGATATTGTATCGTGGGGATTCAAGACTCCTCCAATTTCGACCATAGCGATAGACGTGGTACCAGATGAATGGAGACAGAATATTTTAGACAAGGTTATTATTTCCCATGGTACTGAACTTCTCACAGCACTTTTTGCTGGGTTACTTACCAATTTCCACGCTAACGCACACGCTGATGCGGTTAGTTGTATTGTAAAGTGTTTCAGATTGGCAGCAGAAGCTAATAGCGATGATTCAAGCGTATGTGTTCAATGGATTTACGAAGTGACTGCTCAATTAGGATTGGTGACGCCCAAGGAAAAGGATAATTTGAGTCAAGCTGTGGTTAATGGTCTCAGACAGAGGGACTACCGTAAAGTCCGAGAAGGTATAAAAGCATTTGTTGATTGGTACATGAAAAAGAACCTACACCCAAGATtttcttga
- the SME1 gene encoding mRNA splicing protein SME1 (similar to uniprot|Q12330 YOR159C Saccharomyces cerevisiae SME1 Required for pre-mRNA splicing, cap modification and U1 U2 U4 and U5 snRNA stability) gives MSTGSKSVIPPINCIFGFLQQQTVVTFWLFEQLGTRIRGKISGFDEFMNVVIEDATEIPVDPQTGKEHLDRGKKLGKILLKGDNITLITSVDQ, from the coding sequence ATGTCTACAGGCTCTAAGTCGGTTATACCACCCATCAATTGtatatttggatttcttcAGCAGCAAACTGTGGTTACTTTTTGGTTATTTGAGCAATTGGGTACCAGAATAAGAGGTAAAATTAGCGGgtttgatgaatttatgAATGTAGTTATTGAGGATGCTACAGAGATTCCAGTGGATCCTCAGACAGGTAAAGAACATTTAGATAGAGGGAAAAAGCTTGGGAAAATTCTGTTGAAAGGGGACAATATAACTTTAATCACTTCAGTGGATCAATAA